The Lysinibacillus pakistanensis genome includes a window with the following:
- a CDS encoding YaaR family protein, giving the protein MKINQDIRVGLNTNRKEPLQNNNQNNRFGDMVVKQGTKLQTEQLTRLLGDISTAGDRVARSRNLRELARFKMLVKKFLQETVEHGMELKQSHTWNRFGEGRRLKIIETIDSRLVELAQDILDEEKEAIDLLDKIGEIKGLLINLYM; this is encoded by the coding sequence TTGAAGATCAATCAAGATATACGTGTCGGGTTAAATACTAATCGCAAAGAGCCACTACAAAATAATAATCAAAATAACCGATTTGGAGATATGGTCGTCAAGCAGGGAACCAAATTGCAGACTGAACAGCTTACACGATTGCTAGGGGATATTTCTACTGCGGGAGACCGAGTTGCAAGATCACGAAATTTACGAGAGCTTGCTCGTTTTAAAATGCTTGTTAAAAAATTTCTACAAGAAACAGTCGAACATGGTATGGAATTAAAGCAATCACATACTTGGAATCGTTTCGGTGAGGGAAGACGTTTGAAAATTATCGAAACGATTGATTCTCGCCTTGTGGAGTTAGCACAAGATATTTTAGATGAAGAGAAAGAAGCAATTGATCTTCTTGATAAAATCGGTGAGATAAAAGGCTTATTAATTAATCTGTATATGTAA
- the tmk gene encoding dTMP kinase has product MNSNLFITFEGPEGAGKTTVIQKIAERLAQENIDVLATREPGGIEIAEKIRTIILNPAHTAMDERTEALLYAAARSQHYFEKVRPALDAGKMVICDRFIDSSLAYQGYARGIGVDEVLSINEFAIGKKLPDITILFDLEPEIGLARIHAHGEREVNRLDVESLAFHQKVRDGYLQLVDRYPERIHVVNADQNIERVVEDVWALLFDALQ; this is encoded by the coding sequence ATGAACAGCAATTTATTTATAACATTTGAAGGTCCAGAGGGTGCCGGAAAGACAACAGTCATTCAAAAAATAGCTGAGCGACTAGCTCAGGAGAATATTGATGTATTAGCAACGAGAGAACCTGGTGGTATAGAGATTGCTGAAAAAATTCGGACAATCATTTTAAACCCAGCACATACAGCAATGGATGAACGAACAGAGGCGTTATTGTACGCAGCGGCACGAAGTCAGCATTATTTTGAAAAGGTTAGACCTGCATTAGATGCGGGGAAAATGGTGATTTGCGATCGCTTTATTGATTCTTCATTAGCTTATCAAGGATATGCACGTGGTATCGGTGTGGATGAGGTATTATCTATTAATGAGTTTGCAATCGGTAAGAAATTGCCTGATATAACAATTTTATTTGACCTTGAACCAGAGATTGGTTTAGCACGTATTCATGCTCATGGTGAACGAGAGGTAAATCGATTAGATGTTGAAAGCTTAGCCTTTCATCAGAAAGTTCGTGATGGTTATTTACAACTAGTGGATCGTTACCCGGAGAGAATACATGTTGTCAATGCGGATCAAAATATTGAGCGTGTTGTAGAAGATGTATGGGCATTATTATTTGATGCATTGCAGTAA
- a CDS encoding aminotransferase class I/II-fold pyridoxal phosphate-dependent enzyme, which yields MQKKKPIVEGLERFRQQQNISFHVPGHKHGELSHLPQAFKDVMRYDVTELSGLDDLHHPEEMILEAENLLADTYGTMKSFFLVGGSTVGNLAMIYATCKKDDTIIVQRNAHKSIFHAIELVGARPVFVSPMWDDQTLTATHVSYKDLKDAVDYYPEARAVVLTYPTYYGMTSKEIQQQIAYCHEKGIPVLVDEAHGAHFSACALFQPSALTFGADIVVQSAHKTLPAMTMASFLHVNSDIINVDKINYYLRMLQSSSPSYLLLASLDDARYYIQTYMESDGAYIIEKKNQWVEALRAIGSLKVIEVDDPIKLLLRVEGYSGFQLQEALEAKQVYVELADANQVLLVLPLLKQGHNYPFAEIRVRIKDAITILLNTPRADIITAPHTAYNFVAITEPAYSIEEIEKSEKVWLPYMRTMGRISSSMVIPYPPGIPLLVPGEKITVAKLSQLEELLATGATFQGNHRLEEKMIEVMK from the coding sequence TTGCAAAAGAAAAAGCCGATTGTAGAAGGGTTAGAGCGCTTTCGACAACAACAAAATATTTCCTTTCATGTCCCAGGGCATAAACACGGTGAGCTATCTCATCTTCCTCAGGCCTTTAAAGATGTTATGCGATATGATGTAACGGAGTTATCAGGTCTTGATGACCTACATCATCCTGAGGAAATGATATTAGAAGCAGAAAATTTATTGGCAGATACATATGGGACAATGAAAAGCTTCTTTTTAGTAGGTGGATCTACGGTTGGGAATTTAGCAATGATCTATGCTACCTGTAAAAAGGATGATACGATTATTGTTCAACGTAATGCTCATAAGTCTATTTTTCATGCAATTGAGCTGGTTGGGGCAAGACCTGTATTTGTCTCACCCATGTGGGATGATCAAACACTAACAGCAACGCATGTTTCTTATAAGGATTTAAAAGACGCGGTTGATTATTATCCAGAGGCTCGGGCTGTTGTTTTAACATATCCTACTTACTATGGTATGACATCTAAAGAAATTCAGCAGCAGATAGCCTACTGTCATGAAAAGGGGATTCCTGTCTTAGTAGATGAGGCACACGGAGCCCATTTTAGTGCATGTGCCTTATTCCAACCATCAGCATTGACGTTTGGTGCAGATATAGTGGTACAGTCTGCACATAAAACTCTGCCTGCAATGACAATGGCATCCTTTTTGCATGTTAATTCAGATATCATTAATGTCGATAAAATAAATTACTATCTACGTATGCTACAATCTAGTAGCCCATCCTATCTTTTATTAGCATCTTTAGATGATGCACGCTATTATATACAGACATATATGGAGAGTGATGGTGCATATATAATAGAAAAAAAGAATCAATGGGTAGAAGCATTACGGGCAATTGGATCTTTGAAAGTTATCGAGGTAGATGATCCTATAAAATTATTACTCCGTGTAGAGGGCTATAGTGGTTTCCAACTACAAGAGGCACTGGAGGCAAAACAAGTATATGTAGAGCTGGCAGATGCAAATCAGGTTTTGTTGGTACTACCTTTATTAAAACAGGGGCATAACTATCCCTTTGCAGAAATTCGTGTCCGTATTAAGGATGCGATAACAATATTGTTAAATACACCGAGAGCAGACATAATAACAGCTCCACATACAGCCTATAATTTTGTAGCCATTACCGAACCAGCTTATTCTATTGAGGAAATTGAAAAATCGGAAAAGGTATGGTTACCTTATATGCGAACAATGGGGCGAATCTCATCAAGCATGGTTATTCCTTACCCTCCAGGCATTCCATTACTTGTTCCAGGAGAAAAGATAACAGTGGCAAAATTGAGCCAGCTTGAGGAATTGTTGGCTACGGGTGCAACATTCCAAGGAAATCACCGTTTAGAAGAAAAAATGATTGAGGTCATGAAATAG
- a CDS encoding cyclic-di-AMP receptor yields the protein MKLVVAVVQDQDSSRLSNALTKNQFRATKLASTGGFLRSGNTTFLIGTEDSLIPKVLDIIRDNCRAREQMVAPVSPLGGNADSYIPYPVEVEVGGATVFVLPIEQFHHF from the coding sequence ATGAAGTTAGTCGTAGCTGTAGTGCAGGATCAGGATAGCAGTCGCTTATCAAATGCTTTAACGAAGAATCAGTTTCGCGCAACTAAGTTAGCGAGCACAGGAGGTTTTTTACGTTCTGGAAATACTACGTTTCTTATTGGAACGGAAGACTCTCTTATACCCAAAGTTTTAGATATTATTCGAGATAATTGTCGAGCTCGGGAACAAATGGTGGCACCCGTTTCACCATTGGGCGGTAATGCAGATTCCTATATACCTTATCCTGTAGAGGTTGAAGTAGGAGGAGCGACAGTTTTTGTTTTACCAATAGAGCAGTTTCATCATTTTTAG